In Leptospira sp. WS58.C1, a single genomic region encodes these proteins:
- the ftsZ gene encoding cell division protein FtsZ: MLRFEEEDRSNPAIIKVLGIGGGGMNAVARMANSSLRGVEYVIMNTDEQVLKRSEIENKIALGSKTTRGMGAGGDPELGARAAEEDREKIASVIQGADMVFVTAGMGGGTGTGAAPIVAKIAKEQKCLVVGVVTIPFSFEGKRRMELAKRGVEQLRSYVDTLILVNNESIFQVVERDTPIDQAFRVIDDILLNAVRGISDIVNNPGIINVDFADVKAIMRDTGDAVMGVGEGYGENKVSEAVNFAIDNALLDSRSIAGATSLLINVTGGTDLTISDWNEVSQIITSQVDPNANIIIGLTEDADLEKRIRITVIATGFNKRAAGIGSVPKSQSQPQRKVVGLPEMEEPRPTFKTEPERISNDPEAYRTLKSKNPSGNMKEDYDIPAFLRRGEKGRG; encoded by the coding sequence ATGTTACGTTTCGAAGAAGAAGATAGATCAAACCCTGCAATTATTAAAGTTTTAGGGATCGGCGGCGGCGGAATGAATGCAGTCGCTAGAATGGCAAATTCCAGCCTGAGAGGCGTGGAATATGTCATCATGAATACCGACGAACAGGTATTAAAACGTTCCGAGATAGAAAATAAGATCGCATTAGGTTCCAAGACTACAAGAGGAATGGGTGCCGGTGGCGACCCTGAACTAGGCGCAAGAGCTGCAGAAGAAGACAGAGAAAAGATCGCATCCGTGATCCAAGGTGCGGATATGGTTTTTGTAACCGCCGGAATGGGAGGCGGAACCGGAACAGGGGCCGCACCGATCGTTGCAAAGATCGCAAAAGAGCAAAAATGTCTAGTTGTCGGAGTGGTTACGATCCCTTTTTCTTTCGAAGGAAAAAGAAGAATGGAACTCGCCAAAAGAGGAGTGGAACAACTTCGCTCTTACGTTGATACTTTAATTTTAGTGAATAATGAGTCCATCTTCCAAGTAGTGGAAAGAGATACTCCGATCGACCAAGCATTCAGAGTGATAGACGACATTCTTTTGAATGCGGTGAGAGGGATTAGCGATATCGTTAATAATCCGGGTATCATCAATGTGGACTTCGCGGATGTAAAAGCGATCATGAGAGATACCGGCGACGCGGTCATGGGAGTAGGAGAAGGTTACGGAGAAAACAAAGTCTCAGAAGCCGTGAACTTTGCCATCGATAATGCATTATTGGATTCTCGTTCTATTGCAGGAGCAACTTCTCTTTTGATCAATGTTACAGGAGGAACCGATCTTACAATTTCCGATTGGAACGAAGTATCTCAGATCATCACTTCTCAAGTGGATCCTAACGCAAATATCATCATCGGTTTGACGGAAGACGCTGATTTGGAAAAAAGGATTCGTATCACTGTGATCGCAACCGGGTTTAATAAGAGAGCTGCAGGAATCGGATCTGTTCCTAAGTCACAATCCCAACCTCAAAGAAAAGTGGTAGGGCTTCCTGAAATGGAAGAGCCGCGTCCGACTTTTAAAACCGAACCGGAAAGGATCAGCAATGATCCGGAAGCATACAGGACTCTTAAGTCTAAAAATCCTTCCGGAAACATGAAAGAAGATTATGATATTCCCGCTTTCTTACGAAGAGGAGAAAAAGGAAGAGGGTAA